A genomic region of Gammaproteobacteria bacterium contains the following coding sequences:
- a CDS encoding hypoxanthine-guanine phosphoribosyltransferase, producing the protein MNQQKLLPENSELLVKHEQIQQSISELAEQLNNDYDGKEVVYLTVMNGGMIFATDLAKKLDLNMEMDYVQVSRYGTETTGGQLIWKHQCEINLEDKHVLLIDDIFDEGYTLMAVHEWCEKQKAKSVKSVVLVSKNHNRGYADYKVDYSGFEVEDLYIFGYGMDYQEKLRHLNDIYYLKL; encoded by the coding sequence ATGAATCAACAAAAATTATTACCTGAGAATAGCGAATTATTGGTTAAACACGAACAAATTCAGCAATCTATCAGTGAACTCGCCGAACAACTCAACAATGATTATGACGGAAAAGAAGTTGTCTATCTGACTGTTATGAACGGCGGAATGATTTTTGCCACCGACCTTGCCAAAAAGCTCGATTTAAACATGGAGATGGACTATGTTCAGGTAAGCCGTTACGGAACTGAAACCACGGGTGGTCAACTCATTTGGAAACATCAATGCGAAATTAATCTGGAAGACAAACATGTTTTGCTGATTGATGATATTTTTGATGAAGGTTATACATTAATGGCTGTTCACGAATGGTGTGAAAAACAAAAAGCAAAATCTGTTAAGTCCGTTGTTCTTGTCAGTAAAAATCACAATCGTGGTTACGCCGATTACAAAGTGGATTATTCAGGCTTTGAAGTTGAAGATTTATATATTTTTGGTTACGGTATGGATTACCAAGAAAAACTACGCCATTTGAATGATATTTATTATTTGAAACTTTAA
- a CDS encoding ABC transporter ATP-binding protein, giving the protein MKPDLIIESLNYSLRKIKILNDINLHLQGAQAVCLLGPNGAGKSTLLKVCAAMLYAQNGSVEFNGITPEKNRNHYLSHIGYMPETAFIAPELTVLEQLKLMANIRQVADLSQSVNEVLQLCQLKSVLNKRCQHLSLGYRQRLNLAQAIISRPQLIIMDEPLNGLDPHSMVKFRNIINELKKNCLVLVSTHYLAEAQLISDRVIILQEGKILDNLDMNAEKTINLEQLYMQHTKDLEFAE; this is encoded by the coding sequence ATGAAACCTGATTTAATAATCGAGTCATTAAATTACTCATTGAGGAAAATTAAAATCCTCAATGATATTAATTTACATCTTCAAGGAGCTCAGGCAGTTTGTCTTTTAGGACCAAATGGAGCAGGGAAGTCGACTTTATTGAAAGTTTGCGCGGCGATGCTTTATGCACAAAATGGTTCTGTCGAATTTAACGGAATCACTCCTGAAAAGAACAGAAATCATTATTTATCGCATATTGGCTATATGCCGGAAACGGCTTTTATTGCACCGGAATTAACAGTTTTAGAGCAATTGAAGTTAATGGCAAATATCAGACAAGTTGCTGATTTATCTCAGTCAGTTAATGAAGTTTTACAATTATGTCAGTTAAAATCAGTTTTGAATAAACGCTGCCAGCATTTGTCGCTTGGTTATCGCCAGCGATTGAATCTGGCTCAAGCAATTATCAGTCGTCCTCAACTGATTATCATGGATGAACCGTTAAATGGTCTTGATCCGCATTCAATGGTTAAATTTCGAAATATTATCAATGAGTTAAAGAAAAATTGTTTGGTTTTGGTCTCCACACATTATTTGGCAGAAGCACAACTTATCAGCGACAGAGTGATTATTTTGCAAGAAGGAAAAATACTGGATAATCTGGATATGAATGCAGAGAAAACAATCAACTTGGAGCAACTATATATGCAACACACCAAAGATTTGGAGTTTGCAGAATGA
- a CDS encoding DUF4442 domain-containing protein, translated as MKWTPTKLKWALRIFSPYWGAGIKVEAISKDWKYARVSLSLKRLNRNAFGTHFGGSLFAMTDPFYVLLLSNILGRDYYVWDKHACIDFVKPGHGKVTAEFHINDSVIEGILENTKNGDKYLPQFKVEVKDEDNEVVAQVEKIIYIRKKPKKK; from the coding sequence ATGAAATGGACACCAACAAAACTCAAATGGGCATTAAGGATTTTTTCACCTTATTGGGGAGCAGGCATTAAAGTTGAGGCAATAAGTAAAGACTGGAAATATGCCCGGGTGAGTTTATCGCTGAAACGATTGAACCGAAATGCTTTTGGCACACATTTTGGCGGAAGTTTATTTGCCATGACCGATCCTTTTTATGTGCTTTTACTCAGTAATATTTTAGGCCGGGATTATTATGTTTGGGATAAACATGCTTGCATTGACTTTGTCAAACCCGGCCATGGAAAGGTGACGGCCGAGTTTCACATTAATGATTCTGTGATTGAAGGTATTCTCGAAAACACAAAAAATGGTGATAAATATCTTCCACAATTCAAAGTTGAAGTGAAAGATGAAGACAACGAAGTTGTCGCTCAAGTTGAAAAGATTATTTATATTCGCAAGAAACCCAAAAAGAAATAA
- a CDS encoding DEAD/DEAH box helicase has protein sequence MLQIPLSFKGPKDLISRYFSEETVFSAFRLLLQNHLQNRQHKQAIELISAEISDQVNIFSVSITWPLDIRLDVPIGNCNCKNPKPCVHICALLLDSKARLDKIPPFTGQLQANRNIQQTLLNWIGKQHHDPYPNMARHRMIYVLDCDENEETFTLSLHKAYLTKEDKYIKKSSLDSSVADKKPLAKFITLTDQVILKQLNKQFPQIQPLFDLTQLRNNDLLQNIFQSGRCFWKNCYRPPLNFEETEQVSKEMLKISNQFYIAIYQNTVFQFQQNQQTQRTSQIIDTKKEIIPKLSIQTVEIHHNLLTNLHHETNIAKVTFLQNQKEFSFQDLSDGKIHADVNLLEMMARHLRQIEKLDSMYAHFELILLKEFHINDRYLDVDFREFVLLLVALKHEGWQIEIHKSFKLKQVKANNWYANVTSQDKQSNWFDLELGVMIDGQQVNILPFLVKAIKTGKFDINDHSDLSIKLEDGTNIGIQHHAVRQILSTLTELYDEKSLNKNNRLQFSSNQIIRLSQVQKSLEQNSETPLQWSDEFDFSSKSENLSKINQLQDINPPENLKASLRHYQLNGISWLQFLRENELGGILADDMGLGKTIQVLAHLLHEKNHKRLKKPCLIIVPTSLLSNWQDEINKFTPQLNTITLSGTNRHKFLKNIEQYDIVITSYGTFNRDVKKLKEYNFYYLILDEAQTIKNSKTQIAKAVSAISSDHRLCLTGTPIENHLGELWSLFNFLMPGFLGSLKQFETIYKIPIEKQSDTDRQADLRKRVEVFMLRRTKQQVAKELPAKTEIIQMISLLEEQTNLYESVRLSMSDAIRKAVNQSNNSNKLLISNALLRLRQICCHPKLLNIDNITNESAKLRWLETVLPNMIEEGRKILLFSSFTKMLRIIKDFLDELKISSLTLTGSTPSNKRGQLIEEFQKGNTDVFLISLKAGGAGINLTRADTVIHFDPWWNPAAESQASDRSHRIGQKNNVFVYKLISKGTVEEKIHNLQKQKNALSQSIFDQKGNISQILNDANWQELFKPIE, from the coding sequence ATGCTGCAAATACCGCTGAGCTTTAAAGGTCCAAAGGATTTAATCAGTCGTTACTTCTCGGAAGAAACGGTATTTTCAGCATTCCGTTTGCTTTTACAGAATCATTTGCAGAATAGACAACACAAGCAAGCTATCGAGCTGATAAGTGCGGAAATTTCTGACCAAGTCAATATATTTAGTGTCTCAATTACATGGCCGCTGGATATTCGGCTGGATGTCCCCATCGGGAACTGTAACTGTAAAAACCCCAAACCATGTGTGCATATTTGTGCTTTATTATTGGATTCCAAAGCCCGTTTGGATAAAATTCCACCTTTTACCGGACAATTACAAGCCAATCGCAACATTCAACAAACTCTGCTTAACTGGATTGGAAAGCAACACCATGATCCTTATCCCAACATGGCTCGGCATCGAATGATTTATGTTTTGGATTGTGATGAAAATGAAGAAACATTCACCTTATCTCTGCACAAAGCCTATTTAACCAAAGAAGATAAGTACATCAAAAAATCATCGCTTGATAGTTCGGTAGCTGACAAAAAACCTTTAGCAAAGTTTATCACATTAACCGATCAAGTGATTCTCAAACAACTCAATAAACAATTTCCGCAAATACAACCTTTATTTGATTTAACTCAATTGAGAAATAATGATTTATTGCAGAATATATTCCAATCCGGTCGTTGTTTCTGGAAAAACTGTTATCGACCGCCTTTGAATTTTGAAGAGACTGAACAAGTCAGCAAAGAAATGTTGAAAATTTCGAATCAATTTTATATTGCCATCTATCAAAATACTGTTTTCCAATTCCAACAAAATCAGCAAACTCAAAGAACCAGCCAAATCATTGATACTAAAAAAGAAATTATTCCAAAGTTGTCAATACAAACGGTCGAAATTCATCACAACCTTCTCACAAATCTACATCACGAAACAAACATTGCTAAAGTGACATTTTTGCAAAATCAAAAGGAATTTTCTTTTCAAGATTTATCTGATGGAAAAATTCATGCTGATGTCAATCTCCTTGAAATGATGGCTCGACATTTAAGGCAAATAGAGAAACTCGATTCAATGTATGCCCATTTTGAGCTCATTTTATTGAAGGAATTTCATATTAATGACCGTTATCTTGATGTGGATTTCAGAGAATTTGTTCTTTTACTGGTTGCTTTAAAACATGAAGGTTGGCAGATTGAAATTCACAAGAGCTTTAAATTGAAGCAGGTCAAAGCAAATAATTGGTATGCCAACGTCACTTCACAAGATAAACAAAGCAACTGGTTTGACTTGGAGCTAGGGGTTATGATTGATGGCCAACAAGTCAATATCTTGCCGTTTTTGGTAAAAGCGATAAAAACAGGTAAGTTTGATATAAATGATCACAGCGATTTAAGCATTAAACTGGAGGATGGCACAAATATTGGTATTCAACACCATGCTGTGAGACAAATTTTATCGACCTTAACTGAGCTTTATGACGAAAAATCACTCAATAAAAATAATCGTTTACAGTTTTCCTCGAATCAAATCATTCGTTTAAGCCAAGTTCAAAAAAGTCTGGAACAAAATTCAGAAACACCACTTCAATGGTCTGATGAGTTTGATTTTTCCTCGAAATCAGAAAACCTTTCAAAAATCAATCAGTTGCAGGATATTAATCCTCCGGAAAATCTGAAGGCTAGTTTAAGACATTATCAACTGAATGGAATTTCATGGTTACAATTTTTGCGAGAAAATGAATTGGGTGGAATTCTTGCAGATGATATGGGCTTGGGAAAAACCATTCAGGTATTAGCTCATTTGCTACATGAAAAAAATCATAAACGATTAAAAAAACCATGCTTGATAATAGTTCCGACTAGTTTGTTGAGCAACTGGCAGGATGAAATCAATAAGTTCACACCTCAACTCAACACAATCACTCTTTCGGGAACAAATCGTCATAAATTTCTCAAGAACATCGAACAGTATGACATTGTCATCACAAGTTACGGAACGTTTAACCGCGATGTCAAAAAGCTAAAAGAATACAATTTTTATTATTTAATCCTTGATGAAGCACAAACCATCAAGAACTCAAAAACACAAATTGCAAAAGCGGTTTCTGCGATTTCATCTGACCACCGATTGTGTCTGACAGGAACACCCATCGAAAATCACCTGGGCGAACTTTGGTCCTTGTTTAATTTCTTGATGCCCGGTTTTTTAGGGTCGTTAAAACAGTTTGAAACTATTTATAAAATCCCTATCGAAAAGCAAAGTGATACTGACAGACAAGCTGACTTAAGAAAACGTGTGGAAGTTTTCATGTTACGAAGAACAAAACAACAAGTTGCCAAAGAGCTTCCTGCGAAGACTGAAATTATCCAAATGATTTCGTTGCTTGAAGAGCAAACCAATCTTTATGAATCCGTCAGATTGAGTATGTCTGATGCGATAAGGAAAGCTGTAAATCAGTCAAATAATTCCAATAAGCTCTTGATTAGCAATGCCCTGCTCCGTCTTCGCCAAATTTGTTGTCACCCAAAGTTGTTAAATATTGACAATATAACCAATGAATCTGCAAAACTAAGATGGCTGGAAACTGTATTGCCGAATATGATTGAAGAAGGCAGGAAAATTCTGCTGTTCTCATCTTTTACCAAAATGCTAAGAATCATTAAAGATTTCCTTGATGAACTCAAGATTTCATCGTTAACCTTGACTGGCTCTACTCCGTCGAACAAACGCGGACAATTGATTGAAGAATTTCAAAAAGGAAACACAGATGTTTTTCTGATTAGTCTCAAAGCCGGTGGAGCCGGTATTAATTTAACTCGTGCAGATACCGTTATTCATTTTGATCCCTGGTGGAATCCCGCAGCTGAATCTCAGGCAAGCGACCGAAGTCATCGAATTGGACAAAAGAATAATGTGTTTGTCTATAAACTCATTAGCAAGGGAACAGTTGAAGAAAAAATTCACAATTTACAGAAACAAAAAAATGCCCTTTCTCAAAGTATCTTCGATCAAAAGGGCAATATTTCGCAAATTCTCAATGATGCCAACTGGCAAGAGTTATTCAAACCAATTGAATGA
- a CDS encoding peptide chain release factor 3 gives MSEMQKRRTFAIISHPDAGKTTITEKILLFGGAINVAGAVKSSKTSKAATSDWMEMEQERGISVTSSIMQFPYKGKTINLLDTPGHADFSEDTYRTLTAVDSALMVIDCAKGVEERTIKLMEVCRLRTTPIFTFINKLDREGRDPIELMDEVEDILKIQCAPITWPIGMGKRLKGVYHFINDEILLYESGKNYEKQQAEIIKGLDNPQLDEALGGDAEDLREEIELVKGASHEFDIDAYLKGEMTPVFFGSAINNFGVEPLLDAFSEHAPAPQPRETETRTVQPDEDKFSGFVFKIQANMDPKHRDRIAFMRICSGTFTQGMKLKQVRTQKDVKIPNALTFLAEQREHLEHAYTGDIIGIHNHGTISIGDTFTMGEDLQFTGIPSFAPELFRRARLKDPLKLKALQKGLAQLSEEGATQFFKPMMTNDLILGAIGVLQFEVVAYRLLHEYNVEAVFENISVATARWISCNDNKQLTAFKNKAVANLAEDAHGNLVYIAPTYVNLQLTEERFPDIQFHKTTEGLNIARKK, from the coding sequence ATGTCTGAAATGCAAAAAAGACGCACTTTTGCTATTATTTCACATCCCGATGCCGGTAAAACGACCATTACCGAGAAGATATTATTATTTGGTGGAGCCATTAATGTCGCCGGTGCCGTTAAATCCAGCAAGACATCCAAAGCAGCTACCTCGGACTGGATGGAAATGGAGCAGGAACGTGGAATTTCCGTAACCTCTTCAATCATGCAGTTTCCATATAAAGGCAAAACCATCAATCTGCTGGATACTCCGGGACACGCTGACTTTTCAGAAGATACCTACAGAACACTTACAGCTGTGGATTCAGCTTTAATGGTGATAGATTGTGCTAAAGGTGTTGAGGAAAGAACCATTAAACTGATGGAAGTTTGTCGCTTACGCACGACTCCAATTTTCACATTTATCAACAAACTCGACCGAGAAGGTCGTGACCCTATCGAATTGATGGATGAAGTTGAGGATATATTAAAAATTCAGTGTGCGCCGATTACATGGCCTATTGGCATGGGTAAAAGGCTCAAGGGTGTTTATCATTTTATTAATGATGAAATTTTGTTATACGAATCCGGTAAAAATTACGAAAAACAACAAGCTGAAATCATTAAAGGTCTAGATAATCCGCAATTGGATGAAGCCTTAGGCGGTGATGCCGAAGATTTACGGGAAGAAATTGAACTGGTCAAAGGTGCAAGTCACGAATTTGATATTGATGCTTATTTAAAAGGAGAAATGACACCGGTATTCTTTGGTTCAGCGATTAACAACTTCGGAGTTGAACCCCTTTTGGATGCTTTTTCAGAGCATGCACCCGCTCCGCAACCGCGGGAAACTGAAACCCGAACTGTACAACCGGATGAAGATAAATTCAGCGGATTTGTTTTTAAGATACAGGCTAACATGGACCCTAAACACAGAGATCGGATTGCCTTTATGCGTATCTGTTCAGGAACATTTACTCAAGGAATGAAACTTAAACAAGTCCGCACACAAAAAGACGTTAAAATTCCTAACGCACTCACCTTTCTGGCAGAACAAAGAGAACATTTGGAACACGCATACACCGGAGATATTATCGGTATTCATAATCATGGAACAATTAGCATCGGTGATACTTTCACTATGGGTGAAGATTTGCAATTTACAGGTATTCCCAGTTTTGCACCGGAGCTGTTCCGTAGGGCTCGTTTAAAAGATCCTCTAAAACTCAAAGCCTTACAAAAAGGTTTAGCACAGTTATCGGAGGAAGGTGCAACGCAGTTTTTCAAACCAATGATGACTAACGACTTGATATTAGGTGCTATCGGTGTCCTCCAATTTGAAGTGGTTGCCTATCGACTATTACATGAATACAATGTTGAAGCTGTGTTTGAAAATATCAGCGTCGCAACAGCAAGATGGATTAGTTGTAATGACAACAAACAATTGACAGCTTTTAAAAACAAGGCAGTCGCAAATTTAGCCGAAGATGCTCATGGAAATTTGGTTTATATCGCTCCAACTTATGTTAATTTACAATTAACCGAAGAAAGATTTCCGGATATTCAGTTCCATAAAACGACTGAGGGTTTGAATATCGCCCGCAAAAAGTAA
- a CDS encoding response regulator gives MKKSPRVLVVDDNQINRQYFSMALKKIDCDVFIAENAASAIELATSENFDLILMDIRMPTMSGDVAAKEIKTLQNHKNTPIVSTSAEVSQETQAPVFSDFLLKPISPQQLKDCVEKYCSHVLMDSEINVFNRQQAMKFCYNDESILEKLIEMFLAELPEKFKLLESSIYSENFKESSDIIHKLRGSCRTCAANELDSKLEELSETIKTEDTEMIGEKFKMAKQAQQRCMSLLSEK, from the coding sequence ATGAAAAAAAGCCCTCGAGTTTTAGTCGTGGATGACAATCAAATCAACCGTCAGTATTTTTCCATGGCTCTAAAAAAAATTGATTGCGATGTTTTTATTGCTGAAAATGCCGCTTCTGCGATTGAACTAGCAACTTCAGAAAATTTTGACTTAATTCTTATGGATATTCGGATGCCGACCATGAGTGGAGATGTTGCTGCCAAAGAAATAAAAACACTTCAAAATCATAAAAATACACCAATTGTTTCAACATCAGCAGAAGTTAGTCAAGAAACGCAAGCACCTGTTTTCTCAGATTTTCTGTTAAAACCAATTTCACCACAGCAACTTAAAGATTGTGTGGAAAAATATTGTAGTCATGTCTTAATGGATTCTGAGATTAATGTTTTCAATCGTCAGCAAGCGATGAAGTTTTGCTACAATGACGAATCGATTTTAGAAAAACTAATTGAAATGTTTCTCGCTGAACTTCCTGAAAAATTCAAACTGTTGGAATCATCAATATATTCTGAAAACTTCAAGGAAAGTTCCGATATTATCCATAAACTCAGAGGCTCTTGCCGAACTTGTGCTGCAAATGAACTTGATTCAAAACTTGAAGAATTGTCTGAAACCATAAAAACGGAAGATACTGAAATGATTGGCGAAAAATTCAAAATGGCGAAACAAGCACAACAAAGATGCATGTCATTGCTATCGGAAAAGTAG
- the tadA gene encoding tRNA adenosine(34) deaminase TadA, with translation MYEVNSDEFWMSKAIEQALKAESIGEVPVGAVIVKNNDLIATGYNQVITLNDSSAHAEVMALRNAGSNIGNYRLVDTTMYVTLEPCMMCAGAMVHARISRLVFGAFDQKTGVINSRDDCFDKPYHNHRVEYQGGVLQDECSQLLKEFFKQRRSLKL, from the coding sequence GTGTATGAGGTTAACTCCGATGAATTCTGGATGTCAAAAGCCATCGAACAAGCGTTAAAAGCTGAAAGTATTGGTGAAGTTCCGGTCGGTGCGGTTATTGTAAAAAATAACGACTTGATTGCAACTGGCTACAATCAAGTCATTACCCTGAATGATAGTTCCGCACACGCAGAAGTGATGGCATTGCGAAATGCCGGTTCAAACATTGGTAATTATCGGCTTGTTGATACCACTATGTACGTGACCTTAGAACCTTGTATGATGTGTGCCGGAGCAATGGTTCATGCTCGTATTTCAAGGTTGGTATTTGGAGCCTTTGATCAAAAAACCGGCGTCATTAACTCACGAGATGATTGTTTCGATAAACCGTATCACAATCACAGAGTTGAGTATCAAGGCGGAGTTTTACAGGATGAATGTTCGCAATTGTTGAAGGAGTTTTTTAAACAGCGGAGGAGTTTAAAATTATAA
- a CDS encoding Gldg family protein, producing MNTQITKKYSLLVVLMIVLSVLFIYLEKSSQQFSVVLDDSHALNQQTIKILQTLKGEKAIQIDIYTDKSSALADKISDFFKRFQRVNSEISYQFINPTENPDQVRLNAVSMQGEMVLSLKNSENKKSVNITELSESAVINSILHLLNPSNQWIVFAEGFGMSKIDDETPSGLSNLLIYLKKTGLQVARMPLNPDVQLPEQVKLIIFPAPTDTLSDEMTGWILSQMKTGVSIWWLTDTFVENQDNLELAFDILSGEEILNDDKPYSDVVSQFGKHPITENFNQPVYLAGIREIMSEQWNNLLQTEKGKFLFLARQYDGSRAVISGDVDFISNQLINVAANKAMILRIIDWLTDNDNRLNLPITVNNDTQLYLTQTQLLALSILLMIVIPLVFLSIAFKQWRKSRV from the coding sequence ATGAATACGCAAATTACAAAAAAATATTCTTTGTTGGTTGTTCTGATGATAGTTTTGTCAGTTCTATTTATTTATCTGGAAAAAAGCAGTCAGCAGTTTTCAGTTGTATTGGATGACAGTCATGCTTTGAATCAACAAACCATTAAAATTTTGCAAACACTCAAAGGTGAAAAAGCGATACAAATTGATATCTATACCGATAAATCATCAGCTTTAGCTGATAAGATAAGTGATTTTTTTAAGCGATTTCAAAGAGTTAATTCGGAAATTAGTTATCAGTTCATCAATCCGACAGAAAACCCCGATCAAGTCAGATTGAATGCCGTTTCCATGCAAGGGGAAATGGTTTTATCTTTGAAAAATTCAGAGAATAAAAAGTCAGTAAATATCACTGAACTCTCTGAAAGTGCAGTGATCAATTCGATTCTGCATTTATTGAATCCATCCAATCAATGGATTGTTTTTGCTGAAGGTTTTGGAATGTCGAAAATTGATGATGAAACTCCATCCGGCTTATCGAACTTGTTGATATACCTGAAAAAAACTGGGTTGCAAGTCGCTCGAATGCCTTTGAATCCGGATGTGCAATTGCCTGAGCAGGTGAAGTTGATTATTTTTCCCGCACCAACCGATACACTAAGTGATGAAATGACTGGATGGATATTGTCACAAATGAAGACAGGTGTGAGTATTTGGTGGTTGACAGATACTTTTGTAGAAAACCAGGATAATTTAGAACTCGCTTTTGATATTTTAAGTGGTGAAGAAATCCTAAATGATGACAAACCGTATTCAGATGTCGTCAGCCAATTTGGAAAACACCCGATAACTGAAAACTTCAATCAACCTGTATATTTGGCAGGTATTCGTGAAATTATGTCTGAGCAATGGAACAATTTGCTTCAGACCGAAAAAGGAAAGTTCTTGTTTCTAGCACGACAGTATGATGGCTCGCGGGCTGTTATTAGCGGTGATGTAGATTTTATTAGTAACCAATTGATCAATGTAGCTGCAAATAAAGCGATGATATTACGAATCATAGATTGGCTCACCGACAATGATAACCGCTTAAATTTACCAATCACAGTGAACAATGACACCCAGCTTTATCTCACCCAAACTCAACTATTGGCATTGAGTATTTTGCTGATGATTGTTATTCCATTAGTATTTTTATCAATCGCTTTCAAACAATGGAGAAAATCTCGTGTATGA
- a CDS encoding PP2C family serine/threonine-protein phosphatase has translation MLSSFVSTHIGQRKINEDSYLVDEQLGLYVVADGVGGLDKGEVASRLACEVIHDSVKSGNSLKNSLMAAHNFLITEKKYNRSKQGMATTVAAVKFTGNQYEVAWVGDTRVYLWDENIKLLTKDDSYVELLIESGHLSLQEVETHPDRHIISQALGIERKKIEVHCNHGTLEKNQMLLICSDGLYDMVPEETIFSKIKRTKDLQKLTENLVQSAVNNDGKDNITLITILSHENSENSDSVTQPNVVRHLNNVTGHMQNEEVLTELMNELSNEDTQKPKKDKFAGVTVSDPQLINQTKYHDLSEKDMELLETLSKQAKKENSPTKSGNHIIAVVIVSAIALVSLLLFR, from the coding sequence GTGTTAAGTAGTTTCGTTTCCACACATATTGGACAAAGAAAAATTAATGAGGATTCATACCTCGTAGATGAGCAATTGGGGCTGTATGTGGTTGCAGATGGAGTCGGAGGACTTGATAAGGGAGAAGTGGCATCCCGGTTAGCCTGCGAAGTGATCCACGATAGTGTTAAATCAGGAAATTCTTTGAAAAATTCCCTAATGGCAGCCCATAATTTTTTAATTACCGAAAAGAAATACAATCGTAGTAAACAAGGCATGGCAACAACTGTTGCAGCTGTAAAGTTTACCGGAAATCAATACGAAGTTGCCTGGGTCGGAGACACTCGGGTTTATCTTTGGGATGAAAATATCAAATTATTGACCAAAGACGATTCTTATGTCGAATTGCTAATCGAAAGCGGTCATTTATCTTTGCAAGAGGTTGAAACACATCCAGACAGACATATTATTTCTCAAGCATTGGGTATCGAGCGTAAGAAAATAGAGGTTCATTGCAACCACGGAACACTTGAAAAGAACCAGATGTTATTGATTTGTTCAGATGGTTTGTATGATATGGTTCCGGAAGAAACAATCTTCTCAAAAATCAAGCGAACCAAAGATTTGCAAAAATTAACTGAAAACCTGGTTCAATCGGCTGTTAATAATGATGGAAAGGATAACATCACCTTGATTACTATTTTGAGCCATGAAAACTCTGAAAATAGTGATAGTGTGACTCAACCCAATGTTGTTCGTCATTTGAACAATGTGACAGGTCACATGCAGAATGAAGAAGTTCTGACAGAACTAATGAACGAATTGAGTAACGAAGATACACAGAAACCCAAAAAAGATAAGTTTGCCGGTGTCACAGTGTCTGACCCACAGCTAATCAACCAAACTAAATATCATGATCTTTCTGAGAAAGACATGGAGTTGTTAGAAACCTTATCCAAGCAAGCAAAAAAGGAAAATAGTCCGACGAAGTCAGGAAATCATATCATTGCAGTTGTAATTGTCTCAGCAATTGCATTGGTCAGTTTGCTACTTTTCCGATAG